One Corynebacterium efficiens YS-314 DNA segment encodes these proteins:
- the ilvA gene encoding threonine ammonia-lyase IlvA, giving the protein MSATHVSEKSPGVIDSGMEPIRAADIQMAQARISSVIAPTPLEYCPRLSEETGVEVYLKREDLQDVRSYKIRGALNSGSQLSREQRDAGIVAASAGNHAQGVAFVCKSLGVQGRIYVPVQTPKQKRDRILVHGGEYVTLVVTGNNFDEASAAAHEDAERTGATLIEPFDARDTIIGQGTVAAEILSQLTTLGKSPDHVMVPVGGGGLLAGVVSYMADMAPRTAIVGVEPAGAASMQAALKAGGPVTLENADPFVDGAAVKRVGDLNYQVVEKNLGRVHMMDVSEGAVCTEMLELYQNEGIITEPAGALSVAGLRDMKFAKGSVVVCIISGGNNDVLRYNEIVERSLVHRGLKHYFLVNFPQKPGQLRSFLEDILGPEDDITLFEYLKRNNRETGTALVGLQLGEASGLDSLLARMDASAIDCRRLEPGTPEYDFLT; this is encoded by the coding sequence ATGAGCGCAACACACGTGTCTGAGAAGAGCCCAGGAGTGATCGACAGCGGGATGGAGCCGATTCGTGCCGCCGACATTCAGATGGCGCAGGCACGAATTTCCTCCGTGATCGCGCCCACCCCCCTGGAGTACTGCCCGCGTCTGTCGGAGGAGACCGGCGTGGAGGTCTACCTCAAACGTGAGGACCTCCAGGATGTTCGTTCCTACAAGATCCGCGGTGCCCTCAACTCCGGTTCCCAGCTGAGCCGGGAGCAGCGTGATGCTGGCATTGTGGCGGCCTCCGCGGGAAACCACGCGCAGGGTGTGGCGTTTGTGTGCAAGTCACTGGGTGTTCAAGGGCGCATCTACGTGCCCGTGCAGACCCCGAAGCAGAAGCGCGACCGCATCCTGGTGCACGGTGGGGAATATGTCACCCTCGTAGTGACCGGCAACAACTTCGATGAGGCCTCCGCTGCCGCCCATGAGGATGCCGAACGCACCGGGGCCACCCTGATCGAACCGTTCGATGCCCGGGACACCATCATCGGCCAGGGCACTGTCGCAGCCGAGATCCTCTCCCAGCTGACCACACTGGGTAAATCCCCGGACCATGTCATGGTTCCCGTCGGCGGGGGCGGACTGCTCGCCGGGGTGGTCAGTTACATGGCAGATATGGCACCGCGCACCGCCATCGTCGGGGTGGAACCCGCGGGGGCAGCCTCCATGCAGGCGGCCCTGAAGGCCGGGGGGCCGGTGACCCTGGAGAACGCGGATCCCTTCGTTGATGGTGCCGCCGTCAAGCGCGTCGGGGACCTCAACTACCAGGTGGTGGAGAAGAACCTGGGCCGCGTCCACATGATGGATGTCAGCGAGGGTGCGGTGTGCACCGAGATGCTTGAGCTGTACCAGAACGAGGGCATCATCACCGAGCCTGCCGGCGCACTGTCGGTGGCGGGTCTGCGGGACATGAAATTCGCCAAGGGGTCCGTCGTAGTGTGCATCATCTCCGGTGGTAACAATGATGTGCTGCGCTATAACGAGATCGTGGAGCGGTCCCTGGTCCACCGTGGCCTCAAGCACTACTTCCTGGTGAACTTCCCGCAGAAACCGGGACAGCTGCGCAGCTTCCTGGAGGACATCCTCGGCCCCGAGGATGACATCACCCTCTTCGAGTACCTCAAGCGCAACAACCGTGAGACCGGCACCGCCCTGGTGGGTCTCCAGCTGGGTGAGGCCAGCGGCCTGGATTCCCTCCTGGCACGCATGGATGCCTCCGCGATCGACTGTCGCCGCCTCGAACCGGGCACCCCCGAGTACGACTTCCTGACCTAG
- a CDS encoding RNA-binding S4 domain-containing protein: MSDQDGKPVRIDAWVWAVRLYKTRSDAATACRAGHVKLNGQAVKPAQQVVPGDRVRVWVNHREYDVEVLRTIAKRVGAPIARTCYIDHTPPPPPMEVFASVPRRDRGAGRPTKKERREMDRFRGGGAG; the protein is encoded by the coding sequence ATGAGTGACCAGGACGGAAAACCGGTCCGCATCGATGCCTGGGTGTGGGCAGTGCGTCTGTACAAGACCCGCTCCGATGCGGCCACCGCATGCCGCGCCGGGCATGTGAAGCTCAACGGCCAGGCGGTCAAACCTGCCCAGCAGGTGGTGCCGGGTGACCGGGTGCGTGTGTGGGTCAACCACCGGGAATACGACGTCGAGGTGCTGCGCACCATTGCCAAGCGGGTGGGTGCACCCATCGCGCGGACCTGCTATATCGACCACACCCCACCGCCCCCGCCGATGGAGGTGTTCGCCTCCGTGCCCCGGCGGGACCGCGGTGCCGGGCGCCCCACCAAGAAGGAGCGCCGCGAGATGGACCGTTTCCGCGGGGGTGGCGCAGGGTAA
- the treZ gene encoding malto-oligosyltrehalose trehalohydrolase, whose product MLTSLKYRVWAPRPEDVRLHLNGETLPMTRTDGDWWVADREPAVGDRYGFELFDGTEWSKTVPDPRSQYQPDGVHGLSEVISPDFAWSDDAWTGRILPGSVIYELHVGTFSPSGDFDGVIERLDYLKDLGVTAVELMPVQPFGGNRNWGYDGVLWHAVHSGYGGPVGLKKLVDACHNAGIAVYLDVVYNHFGPDGNYNGMFAPYTAGGSTGWGEVVNINGPESDEVRRYILDAVTRWFEEFHIDGLRLDAVHSLDDNGAFPLLEQMTVASEAIAAATGIPRSLIAESDLNDPRLVTSREAGGYGLHAQWVDDIHHALHTLVSGERNGYYSDFGDTATLASTLEKVFHHTGQVSTFRGRRHGREIRRDVTPASRFVTYTTTHDQTGNRAVGDRPSMNLTPAQQMLKAAVIYCSPYTPMLFMGEEYGATTPFAFFCSHTDDELNRLTSEGRKREFARLGWDPETIPTPSEESTFTDSKLDWSFTPEQENILEGYRTLLRLRRELGMSQPDLLSMEISNGPGWISMANGDGILVANFSDSDVEVPFGGELIYSFTSPEVREDSTVLDAYGFAVLRR is encoded by the coding sequence ATGTTGACCTCATTGAAATACCGCGTGTGGGCTCCACGCCCGGAAGACGTCCGACTCCACCTCAACGGTGAGACCCTCCCGATGACCAGAACCGACGGCGACTGGTGGGTCGCCGACCGCGAACCTGCGGTGGGTGACCGGTACGGTTTTGAGCTTTTCGACGGCACCGAGTGGTCCAAAACCGTCCCCGATCCCCGCTCGCAGTACCAGCCCGACGGTGTGCACGGCCTCAGTGAGGTGATCTCGCCGGATTTCGCATGGTCCGATGATGCCTGGACCGGCCGGATCCTGCCCGGTTCGGTGATCTACGAACTCCACGTGGGCACCTTCAGCCCCTCCGGTGACTTCGACGGGGTGATCGAGCGCCTGGACTACCTGAAGGACCTCGGCGTCACCGCGGTCGAACTGATGCCGGTCCAGCCCTTCGGCGGGAACCGCAACTGGGGTTATGACGGGGTGCTCTGGCACGCAGTCCACTCGGGTTACGGTGGGCCCGTGGGCCTGAAGAAGCTTGTCGACGCCTGCCACAACGCCGGCATCGCCGTCTACCTCGATGTGGTCTACAACCACTTTGGCCCCGACGGCAACTACAACGGTATGTTCGCCCCCTACACCGCGGGTGGCTCCACCGGCTGGGGCGAGGTGGTCAACATCAACGGCCCCGAGTCCGATGAGGTGCGCCGCTATATCCTCGATGCTGTGACCCGGTGGTTTGAGGAGTTCCACATCGACGGCCTGCGCTTGGACGCCGTCCACTCCCTCGATGACAACGGGGCGTTCCCCCTGCTGGAGCAGATGACGGTGGCCTCCGAGGCCATCGCGGCAGCCACGGGTATCCCACGCTCCCTCATCGCCGAGTCCGACCTCAATGATCCCCGCCTGGTCACCTCACGGGAGGCGGGCGGCTACGGACTGCACGCCCAGTGGGTCGATGACATCCACCACGCCCTGCACACCCTGGTCTCCGGTGAACGCAACGGCTACTACTCAGACTTCGGGGACACCGCGACCCTGGCCTCCACCCTGGAGAAGGTCTTCCACCACACCGGACAGGTCTCCACGTTCCGCGGGCGCCGCCACGGCCGCGAGATCCGGCGTGATGTGACACCGGCATCCCGGTTCGTCACCTACACCACCACCCACGACCAGACCGGCAACCGTGCGGTGGGCGATCGCCCGTCGATGAACCTCACCCCCGCCCAGCAGATGCTCAAGGCCGCGGTGATCTACTGCAGCCCGTACACCCCGATGCTGTTCATGGGTGAGGAGTACGGTGCCACCACCCCGTTCGCCTTCTTCTGCTCGCATACCGACGACGAACTCAACCGCCTGACCTCGGAGGGCCGTAAGCGGGAGTTCGCCCGTCTGGGGTGGGACCCGGAGACCATCCCCACCCCGTCCGAGGAATCCACGTTCACGGACTCCAAGCTGGACTGGTCATTCACCCCGGAGCAGGAGAACATCCTGGAGGGTTACCGCACCCTGCTGCGTCTGCGCCGTGAGCTGGGGATGTCCCAGCCGGATCTGCTGTCCATGGAGATCTCCAACGGCCCCGGGTGGATCTCGATGGCCAATGGTGACGGCATCCTCGTGGCCAACTTCAGTGACTCCGACGTCGAGGTGCCCTTCGGTGGTGAGCTGATCTACAGCTTCACCTCACCGGAGGTGCGGGAGGACTCGACGGTGCTGGATGCCTATGGGTTCGCTGTTCTGCGTCGATAG
- a CDS encoding cobalamin-independent methionine synthase II family protein, whose amino-acid sequence MTVGHIRTTHVGSLPRTPELLDANLKRASGDIDDTEFFRILEDSVDSVVQRQVDMGLDIINEGEYGHVTSGAVDYGAWWNYSFTRLGGLTMTDEDRWANAEKIRSTPGNIRLTSFADRRDRQLFREAYEDPDSGIFQGRASVGNPVFTGPITYIGQDETTTDVTLLTNAMQRAGATSGFVAALSPGSAARLKNEYYATDEEVVAACADAMSQEYKIITDAGLTVQLDAPDLAEAWDQINPEPSVEDYRKWIRVRIDAINSAVKGLPREQTRLHICWGSWHGPHSTDIPFGDIIEEILRAEVGGFSFEGASPRHAHEWRVWEDHKLPEGSVIYPGVVSHAMNMIEHPRLVADRIVQFAKLVGPENVIASTDCGLGGRLHHQIAWAKLESLVEGARIASRELF is encoded by the coding sequence ATGACCGTCGGCCACATCCGGACCACCCACGTGGGTTCGCTCCCACGCACCCCTGAGCTTCTCGACGCCAACCTCAAACGCGCCAGCGGCGACATCGATGACACCGAGTTCTTCCGCATCCTCGAGGATTCAGTGGATTCGGTGGTCCAGCGCCAGGTGGATATGGGCCTTGACATCATCAACGAGGGCGAATATGGCCATGTCACCTCGGGCGCAGTGGATTACGGTGCCTGGTGGAACTACTCCTTCACCCGCCTGGGTGGGCTGACCATGACCGATGAGGACCGCTGGGCCAATGCGGAGAAGATCCGTTCCACCCCGGGGAATATCCGCCTGACCAGTTTCGCGGACCGCCGTGACCGCCAGCTGTTCCGGGAGGCCTACGAGGATCCGGATTCCGGCATCTTCCAGGGGCGCGCCAGCGTGGGCAACCCGGTGTTCACCGGCCCGATCACCTACATCGGTCAGGATGAGACCACCACCGATGTCACCCTGCTGACCAACGCGATGCAGCGTGCAGGTGCCACCTCCGGTTTCGTGGCAGCCCTGTCCCCGGGGTCCGCGGCACGTCTGAAGAATGAGTACTACGCCACTGATGAGGAAGTGGTGGCTGCCTGTGCCGACGCAATGAGCCAGGAATACAAGATCATCACCGATGCGGGACTGACGGTTCAGCTCGACGCCCCTGACCTCGCGGAGGCGTGGGACCAGATCAACCCGGAGCCCTCGGTGGAGGATTACCGCAAGTGGATCCGTGTGCGTATCGACGCGATCAACTCGGCCGTCAAGGGACTGCCCCGGGAGCAGACCCGCCTGCACATCTGCTGGGGTTCCTGGCATGGACCCCACTCCACCGACATCCCCTTCGGTGACATCATTGAGGAGATCCTGCGCGCCGAGGTCGGTGGTTTCTCCTTCGAGGGTGCCTCGCCACGCCATGCACATGAATGGCGTGTGTGGGAGGACCACAAACTGCCGGAAGGCTCCGTCATCTACCCGGGTGTGGTGTCCCACGCCATGAACATGATCGAGCATCCCCGTCTGGTGGCTGACCGCATTGTGCAGTTCGCCAAGCTGGTGGGCCCGGAGAATGTCATCGCCTCCACAGACTGTGGTCTCGGTGGGCGTCTCCATCATCAGATCGCCTGGGCGAAGCTGGAGTCTCTTGTGGAGGGCGCCCGCATCGCCTCCAGGGAGCTGTTCTAG
- a CDS encoding YigZ family protein produces MSVCPAAPNPGNTPPSVRVPLGGLAYELPVADRVFESEMEIKRSRFLTYITRVQSEEQARDFISLVREMYPDARHHCSAYIYHVDDSNDVERSSDDGEPSGTAGKPMLEVLRGSGMKDIAAVVVRYFGGIKLGTGGLVNAYTNAVSSTLVDVPRTTRSLRDLFTVHFSHNDAGRIEANLRGLGVVITDTEYGSDVRFTLALRPGEKTATESQLSSLAGAEVELEESGTMWVESPSD; encoded by the coding sequence ATGTCTGTCTGCCCTGCCGCCCCGAATCCGGGAAACACCCCGCCCTCCGTCCGCGTTCCGCTGGGCGGACTGGCCTATGAACTGCCGGTGGCTGACCGGGTTTTCGAGTCCGAGATGGAGATCAAACGCTCCCGCTTCCTCACCTACATCACTCGTGTGCAGTCGGAGGAGCAGGCCCGTGATTTCATCTCCCTGGTGCGCGAGATGTACCCGGATGCCCGTCACCACTGCAGCGCCTACATCTACCACGTGGATGATTCCAACGATGTGGAACGGTCCTCCGATGACGGGGAGCCGTCCGGAACCGCGGGAAAACCCATGCTCGAGGTGTTGCGCGGATCGGGGATGAAGGACATCGCGGCGGTGGTGGTCCGTTACTTCGGTGGTATCAAACTGGGCACCGGTGGTCTGGTCAACGCCTACACCAATGCCGTCTCCAGCACGCTTGTCGACGTTCCCCGCACCACCAGGTCACTGCGCGATCTGTTCACCGTCCACTTCTCCCACAACGACGCCGGCCGCATCGAGGCGAATCTGCGCGGACTGGGCGTGGTGATCACCGACACCGAGTACGGCTCGGATGTACGGTTCACCCTGGCGCTGCGGCCGGGGGAGAAGACAGCAACCGAATCCCAGCTGAGTTCCCTGGCGGGTGCGGAGGTCGAACTGGAGGAGTCCGGGACAATGTGGGTGGAATCCCCGAGTGACTGA
- the treY gene encoding malto-oligosyltrehalose synthase, with protein MARPISATYRLQLRGPQADESGRSFGFAEAKAILPYLKKLGVSHLYLSPILTSMPDSNHGYDVIDPTTINGELGGMEGFRALAEATHEYGMGIIIDIVPNHLGIAEPYRNKWWWDVLKHGQESEFEYYFDIDWHEDNGSGGKLGIPILGAEGDTDKLELDEVNDEKVLRYYEHIFPIAPGTGDGTVEEVYERQHYRLNYWRDGVINYRRFFSVNTLAGVRQEDAMVFEHTHRVLRELVAEDLIDGVRVDHPDGLSDPFGYLHRLREVVGPDRWLIIEKILGVEEPLDPRLSVDGTTGYDALRELDGVFISREAEDNFSMLALQKTGSTWDEVALHSTEVALKREIAQTELHAEIRRLARAMRRDNFSTAGTNVTEEKLHETIEELIAEMPVYRADYISLSRTTATIIADMSRRFPSRRDALDLIAAALLGNGEAKIRFAQVCGAVMAKGVEDTTFYRASRLVALQEVGGAPGRFGVSAAEFHLLQEERSMLWPRAMTTLSTHDTKRGEDVRARIIELTEDPSEFSELVNRVSAILPAPDGSTGFFLFQNLLGVWPTDGVITESLRTRFHDYAQKAVREASVKTTWVDPNEGFESALADWIDALFDGPATSMITEFVARLHRGAVQISLGRKMLQLVGAGIPDTYQGAEFFEDSLVDPDNRRFVDYTARSQALDQLEDWNWSEVSQPGYAHLEEHFNLAKIAVVKHAHAVRQEYPACFVGGDHQAVFAQGRGEAHIVGIARGTDRQHLSIIGLAVRRPLILEKTGGWFDTTVTLPAGRWRDRLTDRTYSGMVPAEEIFADLPTALLVLQPETEI; from the coding sequence ATGGCACGTCCGATCAGCGCCACCTACCGACTTCAACTCCGCGGACCACAGGCAGATGAATCAGGACGGTCCTTCGGTTTCGCCGAGGCGAAGGCGATTCTGCCGTATCTGAAGAAACTCGGGGTCAGCCACCTGTACCTCTCCCCGATCCTGACCTCCATGCCGGATTCCAATCACGGTTATGATGTCATCGACCCGACCACCATTAATGGGGAACTCGGCGGAATGGAGGGGTTCCGGGCACTGGCGGAGGCCACCCACGAATACGGCATGGGCATCATCATCGACATCGTGCCCAACCACCTGGGTATCGCGGAGCCCTACCGTAACAAATGGTGGTGGGATGTGCTCAAACACGGGCAGGAGTCCGAGTTCGAATATTATTTCGACATCGACTGGCATGAGGACAACGGTTCCGGGGGCAAGCTCGGCATCCCGATCCTGGGTGCGGAGGGCGACACCGACAAGCTGGAACTGGATGAGGTCAATGATGAGAAGGTGCTGCGTTACTACGAGCACATCTTCCCCATCGCACCCGGCACCGGGGACGGCACCGTCGAGGAGGTCTACGAACGGCAGCACTACCGCCTGAACTACTGGCGTGACGGGGTGATCAACTACCGTCGCTTCTTCTCCGTGAACACCCTCGCAGGTGTTCGCCAGGAGGATGCGATGGTGTTTGAGCACACCCACCGTGTCCTGCGTGAGCTGGTCGCCGAGGATCTCATCGACGGTGTCCGCGTGGACCACCCTGACGGCCTGTCCGACCCCTTCGGTTATCTCCACCGCCTGCGGGAGGTGGTGGGGCCGGACCGCTGGCTGATCATCGAGAAGATCCTGGGTGTGGAGGAACCCCTCGACCCCCGCCTGTCGGTGGACGGCACCACCGGATATGACGCCCTACGCGAACTCGACGGGGTGTTCATCTCCCGGGAGGCAGAGGACAACTTCTCCATGCTCGCCCTGCAGAAGACCGGATCCACCTGGGATGAGGTGGCCCTGCACTCCACCGAGGTCGCCCTGAAGAGGGAGATCGCCCAGACCGAGCTGCACGCCGAGATCCGCCGCCTGGCCCGTGCCATGCGACGCGACAACTTCTCCACCGCGGGCACCAATGTGACCGAGGAGAAACTCCACGAGACCATCGAGGAACTCATCGCCGAGATGCCCGTCTACCGTGCGGACTACATCTCACTGTCACGCACCACCGCGACAATCATCGCGGACATGTCCCGGCGCTTCCCCTCCCGTCGGGATGCCCTGGACCTCATCGCCGCGGCCCTACTGGGCAACGGTGAGGCGAAGATCCGGTTCGCCCAGGTCTGTGGTGCCGTCATGGCCAAGGGTGTGGAGGACACCACCTTCTACCGGGCATCCCGTCTGGTGGCGCTGCAGGAGGTGGGGGGAGCGCCGGGGCGTTTCGGTGTCTCCGCGGCCGAGTTCCATCTGCTGCAGGAGGAGCGCAGCATGCTGTGGCCCCGTGCCATGACCACGCTGTCCACCCATGACACCAAGCGTGGTGAGGATGTCCGAGCCCGCATCATCGAGCTCACCGAGGACCCCTCGGAGTTCTCCGAGCTGGTCAACCGGGTCAGCGCCATCCTGCCGGCACCGGATGGTTCCACCGGGTTCTTCCTCTTCCAGAACCTGCTGGGGGTCTGGCCGACGGACGGGGTGATCACCGAATCGTTGCGCACCCGGTTCCACGACTACGCTCAGAAGGCCGTGCGTGAAGCCTCGGTGAAGACCACCTGGGTGGATCCGAATGAGGGGTTCGAATCCGCCCTCGCGGACTGGATTGATGCCTTGTTCGACGGCCCGGCCACCTCCATGATCACCGAGTTCGTCGCCCGTCTGCACCGCGGTGCCGTCCAGATATCCCTGGGTAGGAAGATGCTGCAACTGGTCGGGGCGGGCATCCCGGACACCTATCAGGGTGCCGAGTTCTTCGAGGATTCCCTCGTGGATCCCGACAACCGCCGGTTCGTCGATTACACCGCCCGTTCCCAGGCCCTCGACCAGTTGGAGGACTGGAACTGGTCCGAGGTGTCACAGCCTGGTTATGCCCACCTGGAGGAGCATTTCAACCTGGCCAAGATCGCCGTGGTCAAGCATGCCCACGCGGTACGCCAGGAATACCCCGCCTGTTTCGTCGGCGGTGACCACCAGGCGGTATTCGCCCAGGGTCGTGGGGAGGCACACATCGTCGGTATCGCCCGTGGCACGGACCGCCAGCACCTGAGCATCATCGGCCTGGCGGTGCGCAGGCCGTTGATCCTCGAGAAGACCGGTGGCTGGTTCGACACCACCGTCACCCTGCCGGCCGGACGCTGGCGCGATCGTCTCACCGACCGTACCTACAGCGGCATGGTCCCCGCCGAGGAGATTTTCGCGGATCTGCCGACCGCTCTGCTGGTGCTGCAGCCGGAAACCGAGATCTAG
- a CDS encoding LLM class flavin-dependent oxidoreductase, with protein MTQQAPTARKITFGIDTFGDTAVDLQGNPVPHAQTLRDIIDQAVLAEQVGVDFIGLGEHHRADYSISAPDIMMTAVLAKTERLKVTSAVTVLSSDDPVRIFERWSTMNAISNNRAEITLGRGSFIESFPLFGFDLQDYELLFNERLDLFRTILDADRAGKGVTWSGKTRSALQDQHLYPATEKGIQAWVAVGGSPESVIRAAKYRFPLMLAIIGGAPSRFRPYVELYKRANEQMGLPQLPIGVHSPGFIAETDQEAYDLSVDNWLQLQNTLGQERGWAPASARQFDHEVSHGSMYVGSPETVAQRIADTITTLDLDRFTLKYVSGPTPHEHLMRCIELYGTRVIPRVREILAER; from the coding sequence ATGACGCAACAAGCCCCCACCGCCAGGAAGATCACCTTCGGCATCGACACCTTCGGTGACACTGCCGTGGATCTTCAGGGCAATCCGGTCCCCCATGCCCAGACCCTGCGTGACATCATCGACCAGGCCGTACTCGCGGAGCAGGTCGGTGTTGATTTCATCGGTCTCGGTGAACACCACCGCGCCGACTACTCCATCTCCGCGCCGGACATCATGATGACCGCGGTCCTGGCCAAGACCGAACGGCTGAAGGTGACCTCCGCGGTGACCGTGCTGTCCTCCGATGATCCGGTGCGCATCTTCGAACGTTGGTCCACCATGAATGCGATCTCCAACAACCGCGCGGAGATCACCCTGGGTCGCGGCTCCTTCATCGAATCCTTCCCGCTGTTCGGTTTCGATCTCCAGGACTATGAACTGCTGTTCAACGAACGCCTCGATCTCTTCCGCACCATCCTGGATGCGGACCGGGCGGGCAAGGGGGTCACCTGGTCCGGTAAGACCCGCTCCGCCCTGCAGGATCAGCACCTCTACCCCGCCACGGAAAAGGGCATCCAGGCCTGGGTCGCCGTCGGTGGCAGCCCGGAATCAGTCATCCGGGCTGCCAAGTACCGCTTCCCGCTGATGCTGGCCATCATCGGTGGCGCACCCTCCCGGTTCCGTCCCTATGTGGAGCTGTACAAACGGGCCAACGAGCAGATGGGACTGCCACAGCTGCCCATCGGTGTCCACTCCCCCGGTTTCATCGCCGAGACCGATCAGGAGGCCTATGACCTCTCCGTGGACAACTGGCTGCAGCTGCAGAACACCCTGGGACAGGAACGCGGTTGGGCACCGGCCAGTGCCCGCCAGTTCGACCACGAGGTCAGCCACGGATCCATGTACGTCGGCTCCCCCGAGACTGTCGCACAACGTATCGCGGACACTATCACCACACTCGACCTGGACCGTTTCACGCTCAAATATGTCAGCGGCCCGACCCCACACGAACACCTGATGCGCTGCATCGAGCTCTACGGCACCCGGGTGATCCCGCGGGTTCGGGAGATCCTCGCGGAACGCTAG
- a CDS encoding GTP pyrophosphokinase: protein MTHDKTLARFGSYYHEFRRSHPGVAEDFHAAIEELLTDGGVTYDRVSTRLKEWSSLKAKARKRGPDGALLYPDPRRDIHDMIGVRITTYHSTEIPVALKVLRDSFIVHKSVDKAKETRISGGFGYGSHHLILEVDETNEDLQDYVGLVFEVQVRTVLQHAWAEFEHDIRYKRSGIATGAADGTNGQLNPEVDRMFTLAAGLIELADQQFDQIAALKETRQTTDETVEITAETLPGVLAMLIGNRFPRPRSETYRFLEEILTVHGVTSVGALRELLDVTDIELLLKVMRYRFHPGQTRIIDDLLLKKFGQAHIDATAPKDAQPPQTKRRRQMKRKLEMMQQAHIAEQPSPLSAERNTEREQQL from the coding sequence GTGACGCACGACAAGACACTGGCCAGGTTCGGAAGTTATTACCACGAGTTCCGCCGCTCCCACCCCGGGGTGGCCGAGGATTTCCACGCCGCCATCGAGGAGTTACTCACCGATGGTGGTGTCACCTACGACCGGGTGAGCACCCGGCTGAAGGAGTGGTCGAGTCTCAAGGCCAAGGCCCGGAAGAGGGGCCCGGACGGTGCCCTGCTCTACCCCGACCCACGGCGTGATATCCACGACATGATCGGGGTGCGCATCACCACCTACCACTCCACCGAGATCCCCGTGGCGCTGAAGGTACTGCGGGATTCCTTCATCGTGCACAAGTCGGTGGACAAGGCCAAGGAGACCCGTATCTCCGGCGGATTCGGCTACGGGTCCCACCATCTCATCCTTGAGGTGGATGAAACCAACGAGGATCTCCAGGACTACGTGGGCCTGGTGTTCGAGGTTCAGGTGAGAACCGTGCTCCAGCACGCCTGGGCGGAGTTCGAGCATGATATCCGCTACAAGCGCAGCGGGATCGCCACCGGTGCCGCGGATGGCACCAACGGCCAGCTCAACCCGGAGGTGGACCGCATGTTCACCCTGGCTGCGGGGCTGATCGAACTGGCGGATCAGCAGTTCGACCAGATCGCCGCGCTGAAGGAGACCAGACAAACCACCGATGAGACGGTGGAGATCACCGCGGAGACCCTGCCGGGGGTCCTGGCGATGCTCATCGGCAACCGGTTCCCACGGCCCAGATCCGAGACCTACCGGTTCCTGGAGGAGATCCTCACCGTCCACGGTGTCACCTCGGTGGGTGCGTTGCGGGAGCTGCTGGATGTCACCGACATCGAGTTGTTGTTGAAGGTCATGCGCTATCGTTTCCACCCCGGCCAGACCCGCATCATTGATGATCTGCTGCTGAAGAAGTTCGGGCAGGCGCATATCGACGCCACCGCCCCGAAGGATGCGCAGCCACCCCAGACCAAACGTCGACGCCAGATGAAGCGGAAACTGGAGATGATGCAGCAGGCCCATATCGCAGAGCAACCCTCCCCTCTTTCCGCCGAGAGGAATACGGAGAGGGAACAGCAGCTATGA